One Glycine soja cultivar W05 chromosome 2, ASM419377v2, whole genome shotgun sequence genomic region harbors:
- the LOC114388901 gene encoding serine/threonine-protein kinase SRK2E-like isoform X1, with protein MSVGPGMDLPIMHDSDRYEFVRDIGSGNFGVARLMRDKHTEELVAVKYIERGEKIDENVQREIINHRSLRHPNIVRFKEVILTPTHLAIVMEYASGGELFERICNAGRFSEDEARFFFQQLISGVSYCHAMQVCHRDLKLENTLLDGSPAPRLKICDFGYSKSSVLHSQPKSTVGTPAYIAPEVLLKKEYDGKIADVWSCGVTLYVMLVGAYPFEDPEEPKNFRKTIHRILNVQYSIPDYVHISSECRHLISRIFVADPAKRISIPEIRNHEWFLKNLQSDLMDGNTNNNQFEEPDQPMQSIEEIMQIIKEATIPAAGSQSLNHDLTGSLDIDDDMDSDPDLDLDSSGEIVYAM; from the exons ATGAGTGTTGGGCCGGGAATGGATTTGCCGATCATGCATGACAGTGATCGCTATGAGTTTGTGCGTGACATTGGTTCTGGGAATTTCGGTGTGGCCAGGCTTATGAGGGACAAACATACTGAGGAACTTGTTGCTGTTAAGTATATTGAGAGAGGTGAAAAG ATAGATGAAAATGTACAAAGGGAAATTATAAATCACAGATCACTGAGGCATCCCAATATTGTCAGGTTCAAGGAG GTTATATTGACACCAACACATTTGGCAATTGTGATGGAATATGCTTCTGGAGGAGAGCTATTTGAGAGAATATGCAATGCAGGGAGGTTCAGTGAGGATGAG GCGCGCTTCTTCTTCCAACAACTTATATCAGGAGTTAGCTACTGTCATGCAATG CAAGTATGCCATCGCGACTTGAAGTTGGAAAACACATTGTTGGATGGTAGTCCTGCTCCTCGTTTGAAGATTTGTGATTTTGGCTATTCAAAG TCTTCAGTGCTACATTCACAACCAAAATCTACAGTTGGTACCCCTGCATATATCGCTCCAGAAGTTTTGCTTAAGAAGGAATATGATGGCAAG ATAGCAGATGTGTGGTCTTGTGGGGTGACCTTATATGTCATGTTGGTGGGTGCATATCCTTTTGAGGATCCAGAGGAACCTAAAAATTTCCGCAAGACAATACAT AGGATTTTGAATGTTCAGTACTCAATTCCTGACTATGTTCATATATCTTCCGAGTGCCGTCATCTGATATCAAGGATTTTTGTTGCTGATCCTGCAAag AGAATCTCTATTCCTGAGATCAGAAACCATGAGTGGTTTTTGAAGAACCTTCAAAGTGATCTCATGGATGGGAATACTAACAACAACCAGTTTGAGGAGCCTGATCAACCAATGCAAAGCATAGAAGAAATCATGCAGATAATTAAGGAGGCTACAATTCCTGCAGCTGGATCTCAGTCTCTCAACCATGATCTTACTGGTAGCTTGGATATTGATGATGACATGGATTCGGATCCTGACCTTGACTTAGATAGCAGTGGAGAAATTGTGTATGCTATGTAA
- the LOC114388901 gene encoding serine/threonine-protein kinase SRK2E-like isoform X2 codes for MSWVDFVSLRKIPDVFVLFWLLTHDDRRIDENVQREIINHRSLRHPNIVRFKEVILTPTHLAIVMEYASGGELFERICNAGRFSEDEARFFFQQLISGVSYCHAMQVCHRDLKLENTLLDGSPAPRLKICDFGYSKSSVLHSQPKSTVGTPAYIAPEVLLKKEYDGKIADVWSCGVTLYVMLVGAYPFEDPEEPKNFRKTIHRILNVQYSIPDYVHISSECRHLISRIFVADPAKRISIPEIRNHEWFLKNLQSDLMDGNTNNNQFEEPDQPMQSIEEIMQIIKEATIPAAGSQSLNHDLTGSLDIDDDMDSDPDLDLDSSGEIVYAM; via the exons ATGTCTTGGGTGGACTTTGTTTCCTTGAGAAAAATACCtgatgtttttgttcttttctggTTACTAACACATGATGATCGAAGG ATAGATGAAAATGTACAAAGGGAAATTATAAATCACAGATCACTGAGGCATCCCAATATTGTCAGGTTCAAGGAG GTTATATTGACACCAACACATTTGGCAATTGTGATGGAATATGCTTCTGGAGGAGAGCTATTTGAGAGAATATGCAATGCAGGGAGGTTCAGTGAGGATGAG GCGCGCTTCTTCTTCCAACAACTTATATCAGGAGTTAGCTACTGTCATGCAATG CAAGTATGCCATCGCGACTTGAAGTTGGAAAACACATTGTTGGATGGTAGTCCTGCTCCTCGTTTGAAGATTTGTGATTTTGGCTATTCAAAG TCTTCAGTGCTACATTCACAACCAAAATCTACAGTTGGTACCCCTGCATATATCGCTCCAGAAGTTTTGCTTAAGAAGGAATATGATGGCAAG ATAGCAGATGTGTGGTCTTGTGGGGTGACCTTATATGTCATGTTGGTGGGTGCATATCCTTTTGAGGATCCAGAGGAACCTAAAAATTTCCGCAAGACAATACAT AGGATTTTGAATGTTCAGTACTCAATTCCTGACTATGTTCATATATCTTCCGAGTGCCGTCATCTGATATCAAGGATTTTTGTTGCTGATCCTGCAAag AGAATCTCTATTCCTGAGATCAGAAACCATGAGTGGTTTTTGAAGAACCTTCAAAGTGATCTCATGGATGGGAATACTAACAACAACCAGTTTGAGGAGCCTGATCAACCAATGCAAAGCATAGAAGAAATCATGCAGATAATTAAGGAGGCTACAATTCCTGCAGCTGGATCTCAGTCTCTCAACCATGATCTTACTGGTAGCTTGGATATTGATGATGACATGGATTCGGATCCTGACCTTGACTTAGATAGCAGTGGAGAAATTGTGTATGCTATGTAA